The following DNA comes from Aquila chrysaetos chrysaetos chromosome 9, bAquChr1.4, whole genome shotgun sequence.
ccagCGGCTGGTCCAGGCGGCTGGGAATGGACCAGTAGAGGTGGGCATCGCGGCGGGCGGCCGCAGCTGCCAGCTGCCGGGCACTGCAGGCCGGGGTGGGCACCGGCACGGTCTGGTGGAAGCCCCCGTAGTCCACCTCGTAGAAGCCTTCCTCCAGGCTCAGCAGCGGGGTGAAGCGGTGGCCCCACAGCACCTCGTCCGCCAGGTACGAGCTCCGAGCCTGGCACGTCATCCCTGCGCCGGGCAGCCGGTGGGCACCCAGCCCGGGGGTGGGCTGGTGGGGTGCCCCCCGGCAATGGGGAGGTGCAAGGGGGCACCCTGACCCCGGCTGAGGACGGGGGGGGCGCTGTGCTGCACCCTTTGCGTGGGGTACCCCAATATCTGCAGCACCCAGTGCATGGAGGACCCCAATCTGTGCTGCACCGGGTGCACAGGGGCACCCCAGTcctggttggggggggggtgtttgtgaAGTACCCAGTGCAAGGGACACCCCTGTGAGCAGGGGACAGGCCGGGACGTCACTGTCATCAGGGTCCCCTCCCCAAGCTCCTCATGGGGCCAGGCCAGGTGAAGGCTTTCCAATGGGGGGGAAGGGGCTACAGGGGAAGGCTATCCCCCCCTCACGAGTCCTGCAATGGGGTTATTCTGGGTGGGGGGACCCACATCCAGGCTGAGCTTGGGGGTGAGGGTGGATTTGGGGTCACCTCCCAGCCAGGACCAGGCAGGAACACACTGTGGACCACAGGGATGAGATGTCCCCATGCAGGTGAGATGTCTCCACAGAGATGATGTGTCCCCATGGTGATGTTCCCATGGAGATGAGGTGTCCCCATGAGGATGAGGTATTCCCATGGAGGTGTCCCCAGGGAGATGATGTGTCCCCACGGAGATGAGGTTTCCCCAAGCGCATCCCACCCCTCAGCCACCGCCGGCGTCCCCGTTACCTGTGGCCTCCACCATCCCCTCGAGGATGACGACAATCTCGAAATCGTCCTTCTCCAGCTGGTGCCGTGAGACGTCCCAGAATGGGCTGCGCTCATCGATCTCGTGGCTGATGATGAGGGGCGACACAAGGAAGAGGCGGTCATCGCCCGTCTCAAAGCCCACGCTCAGGTCGGTCTGGTCCAGAGGAATGAACTCGCCCTCCTGCGTCTGCTTGGACTTGATGAGCTTGGCACGGATGGAGGCCTCCACGATGTGCGAGTCCCGCAGGTCACCCACGCGAAACATCAGGCAGAGGCGGTCGTCCCGCAGGGAGACCACGGCATGGGAGGAGAAGACCAAGGTCTCGGCTCGTTTGTTGGGCTGGGAGATCTTCACAAACATGCAGCCCACCATGAAGGCATTGACCATGGAGCCCAGGATggcctggagcagcagcagcacgaTGCCCTCTGGACACTTGTCGGTAATGACACGGTGGCCATAGCCGATGGTGGTCTCCGTCTCgatggagaagaggaaggcGGAGACGAAGCCGTTGAGGTTGTTGACGCAGGGCGTCCAGGCGTGGTCCTCCAGGTGGTCCAGGTCCCCTCGGCAGTAGGCGATGAACCACCAGATGAGGCCGAAAAAAAGCCAGGTGACGGCGTAGGCGAGGATGAAGACGAGGAGGCTGAAGCGCCACTTGAGGTCCACCAAGGTGGTGAAGATGTCAGTGAGGTAGCGGTAGGTCTCCCGCACGTTCCCGTGCTGCACGTTGCACTTGCCATCCTTCTCCACGTAACGCTGGCGCTTGCGGGCGCCGGCCCCTCGCCGTcgggggggcaccggggggggcTTGGCCTCCCCGGGGACCCCCTCGGTCACCCCGCAAAAGGCAGCGTTGTCCTGTGCCATTGCCCCTCAGAGGCTGCGGGAGGGGAAGGGGTTAATGGTGCCGCTCGCCCCCTCCAAACTGGTGGGGACTGGGAGGGCATGGTGgcaccagctgggctgggggagggcaggggggcGCTGCCAGGACCCGTGGGTCCCCccggggtgctggtgggggggtaaactgaggcacaggagCACCCAGGGGTGCTGAGCCCACACGTGTGCGCTCAGCCATGCACACACCTGCACATGCATGTGTATACACAGGCACACGCCTGCATACAGGTGCTTGCAGAGGCacccacatgcacacacacgtgtgcacacacatgcacatgcctGCACACATGTGTGTACAGATGCATGCAGAtgcacacgcatgcacacacgtGCGTTCACACAGATGTGCAGCACCGCAGCGGGCACACCTTGCACGCGCACACACAA
Coding sequences within:
- the KCNJ9 gene encoding G protein-activated inward rectifier potassium channel 3: MAQDNAAFCGVTEGVPGEAKPPPVPPRRRGAGARKRQRYVEKDGKCNVQHGNVRETYRYLTDIFTTLVDLKWRFSLLVFILAYAVTWLFFGLIWWFIAYCRGDLDHLEDHAWTPCVNNLNGFVSAFLFSIETETTIGYGHRVITDKCPEGIVLLLLQAILGSMVNAFMVGCMFVKISQPNKRAETLVFSSHAVVSLRDDRLCLMFRVGDLRDSHIVEASIRAKLIKSKQTQEGEFIPLDQTDLSVGFETGDDRLFLVSPLIISHEIDERSPFWDVSRHQLEKDDFEIVVILEGMVEATGMTCQARSSYLADEVLWGHRFTPLLSLEEGFYEVDYGGFHQTVPVPTPACSARQLAAAAARRDAHLYWSIPSRLDQPLEEAAAAEGGGDPDTPRESNGTLASPEAR